The Pyruvatibacter sp. HU-CL02332 genome includes a window with the following:
- a CDS encoding isocitrate lyase/PEP mutase family protein: MSISAKQSGAKALAKRLKRKGIIVAPGAYDALSAKIAAQAGAECVYMTGFGAAGSTLGVPDIGLMSATEMADRVRALAASALPTPLIADGDNGHGGPLNAARLTRLYESAGAACIQLEDQVFPKRCGHMENKEVVSTAEAAAKIRAAVDARESTDFKIMARTDARSMNGMKDALKRAEAFLTAGADILFVEAPRSEKELVKICETFPDTHLIANMVEDGKTPYLTAKELEQMGFKIAVFPVTALLAVTKRLQDVYGAVLSNGKLPDGEDRVTFQTYNEVIGLPELLAEAAELHG; encoded by the coding sequence ATGTCCATTTCTGCGAAACAGTCGGGCGCCAAAGCCCTGGCCAAGCGCCTGAAACGCAAAGGCATCATCGTGGCGCCGGGTGCCTATGACGCGCTTTCAGCCAAGATTGCCGCTCAGGCCGGTGCTGAGTGTGTGTATATGACGGGCTTCGGCGCAGCAGGTTCAACACTGGGCGTCCCCGACATTGGCCTTATGAGCGCTACGGAAATGGCTGACCGGGTGCGTGCGCTGGCGGCCTCCGCGCTGCCCACGCCCCTCATTGCCGATGGGGACAACGGCCATGGCGGACCGCTCAATGCCGCTCGGCTGACGCGGCTATACGAAAGCGCAGGTGCTGCGTGCATCCAGCTTGAAGATCAGGTCTTTCCCAAGCGCTGCGGTCACATGGAAAACAAGGAAGTGGTGTCCACCGCCGAGGCGGCCGCCAAAATCCGTGCCGCCGTCGATGCGCGCGAGAGCACAGACTTCAAGATCATGGCGCGCACGGACGCCCGTTCCATGAACGGCATGAAGGACGCTCTCAAACGCGCTGAAGCGTTTTTGACCGCTGGTGCCGACATTCTGTTTGTGGAAGCGCCACGCTCTGAAAAAGAGCTGGTCAAAATCTGCGAGACGTTTCCAGACACCCACCTGATTGCCAACATGGTGGAAGATGGCAAGACGCCCTATCTCACGGCCAAGGAGCTGGAGCAGATGGGGTTCAAGATTGCCGTGTTCCCGGTGACAGCACTTCTGGCGGTGACGAAACGCCTGCAGGATGTGTACGGCGCGGTTCTGTCCAACGGCAAACTTCCAGACGGGGAAGACCGGGTCACGTTCCAGACCTACAACGAGGTTATTGGCCTGCCTGAACTACTGGCGGAAGCGGCTGAGCTGCACGGCTGA
- a CDS encoding acyltransferase, with protein MRFTALDSIRGVCAILVCLFHLPVVFFLSDSAFILHSYLFVDFFFVLSGFVICHAYGDGLNLRSVGPFLLRRFGRLWPLHAAILCFLVLLQLGVWVLYQYGLSVGQAPFEGRWDTTALVLDLFFLNSFGLWPDVTWNGPAWSISAELWTYLLFAAVAVFALRRMVWVAIFMSLAALVALAVFSAGTMDVTHDFGVVRCIAGFFAGVCTYRVWQRYFMERSLWPGAEWAATAGAIAFVILAGETVLALAAPFVFSLVVLAFAAEGGTLSRLLSAAPFKAAGRWSYSIYMVHSTIIFMFFNVARLADAKGIAPLIVMVDGERKVDFSLVDASWANDVTMVAYVAVIIAVAAMTFRFIEVPARTWFNALARAWSESQQRDAGPGAGISRAAQPLPPVVQAGQ; from the coding sequence ATGAGATTTACAGCCCTGGACAGCATCAGAGGTGTGTGCGCCATTCTGGTGTGCCTGTTCCACCTGCCCGTTGTCTTTTTTCTGAGTGACAGCGCCTTCATCCTGCACAGCTATCTGTTTGTCGACTTCTTCTTCGTCCTGTCGGGCTTTGTCATCTGCCATGCCTATGGCGATGGATTGAACCTGCGCAGTGTCGGACCGTTCTTGCTACGGCGCTTTGGTCGCCTGTGGCCGTTGCATGCTGCCATCCTGTGTTTTCTGGTGCTTCTGCAGCTGGGCGTGTGGGTGCTGTACCAGTACGGCCTCTCGGTCGGGCAGGCGCCATTCGAAGGGCGCTGGGACACCACGGCGTTGGTTCTTGATCTGTTTTTCCTCAACAGCTTCGGCCTCTGGCCGGACGTGACATGGAACGGCCCTGCCTGGTCCATCAGCGCGGAGCTGTGGACCTATCTGCTGTTTGCCGCTGTTGCCGTCTTTGCCCTCAGGCGGATGGTGTGGGTGGCGATTTTCATGTCGCTGGCAGCATTGGTGGCTCTGGCTGTGTTTTCCGCCGGAACGATGGATGTCACTCATGATTTTGGTGTGGTGCGCTGCATCGCCGGGTTCTTTGCCGGTGTGTGCACCTATCGGGTGTGGCAGCGCTATTTCATGGAACGTTCCCTGTGGCCGGGTGCCGAATGGGCTGCGACCGCAGGTGCCATTGCATTTGTCATTTTGGCCGGCGAGACGGTATTGGCGCTGGCCGCGCCTTTTGTGTTCAGTCTGGTGGTGCTGGCGTTTGCAGCTGAAGGCGGGACCCTGTCACGGCTGTTGTCCGCTGCACCGTTCAAGGCGGCAGGGCGCTGGTCCTACTCGATCTACATGGTCCATTCGACCATCATTTTCATGTTCTTCAATGTGGCCCGGCTTGCCGACGCAAAAGGCATCGCGCCGCTAATTGTCATGGTCGATGGCGAGCGGAAAGTGGATTTCTCACTGGTCGATGCATCATGGGCAAACGACGTGACCATGGTGGCCTACGTGGCCGTCATCATTGCCGTTGCAGCGATGACCTTCCGGTTCATTGAAGTCCCGGCCCGCACCTGGTTCAACGCCCTTGCGCGGGCGTGGAGTGAAAGCCAGCAGCGTGATGCCGGTCCCGGTGCCGGGATCAGCCGTGCAGCTCAGCCGCTTCCGCCAGTAGTTCAGGCAGGCCAATAA